The genomic region ATCAGCCCTTATCAGAATATTTCACTACTACAGAGGAGAAAGCATGAATCCCAAAATTGTTTCGGTTCGAGCATTGGAAATCCTGGACTCTCGTGGCAATCCCACCTTGAAGGTTTTTGTGGCCCTGGATAACGGAACGGTGACCAGCGCTTCCGTCCCTTCGGGGGCGTCCACGGGAGAAAACGAAGCCTGCGAACTGCGCGATGGCGATCAGAACCGGTATGGCGGCAAGGGCGTGTTGAGAGCCGTCGCCAATGTCATCGAGACGATTGCGCCCGCATTTGTAGGAATGGACCCTGTCCGGCAGGCCGCGATTGACCGTAAGATGATCGAGCTCGACGGTACTCGCAATAAGAGCCGGCTCGGCGCCAATGCCATCCTTGGTGTTTCCATGGCGGTTGCCAGAGCGGCGGCTGCAACCTGCGGTCTGCCGCTTTACTCCTACCTGGGAGGTCCGGGTGCTGTGCGCATACCCGTTCCGATGATGAACATCATCAACGGCGGCAAGCATGCCGACAACAGCGTAGACTTTCAGGAATTCATGGTAATGCCCATCGGCGCGCCGAGCTTTGCCGAGGCGCTGCGCTACTGCGCCGAGGTCTTCCAGTCCTTAAAGAAGATCCTCAAGGGGCGTGGCGATGTCACCGCGGTCGGCGATGAGGGAGGATTTGCCCCCAACCTGAAAAGCAACGAAGAGGCTTGCGAGGTCATTGTTAAAGCCATAATCAGTGCCGGCTATAAGCCCGGCAAGGATATTGCCATCGCGCTGGATCCCGCGGCCAGTTCGTTTTTCGAAGACGGCGCCTACGACCTCTCGAAGTCGCGCCAGGGAAAAAAGACCAGCACGGAAATGACGGCTCTCTATCAATCCTGGATTGACAAGTACCCCATC from Terriglobia bacterium harbors:
- the eno gene encoding phosphopyruvate hydratase; this encodes MNPKIVSVRALEILDSRGNPTLKVFVALDNGTVTSASVPSGASTGENEACELRDGDQNRYGGKGVLRAVANVIETIAPAFVGMDPVRQAAIDRKMIELDGTRNKSRLGANAILGVSMAVARAAAATCGLPLYSYLGGPGAVRIPVPMMNIINGGKHADNSVDFQEFMVMPIGAPSFAEALRYCAEVFQSLKKILKGRGDVTAVGDEGGFAPNLKSNEEACEVIVKAIISAGYKPGKDIAIALDPAASSFFEDGAYDLSKSRQGKKTSTEMTALYQSWIDKYPIISIEDGLAENDWDGFREHTEKLGSRIQIVGDDLYVTNTRFIARGIAEKSTNAVLIKLNQIGTVTETIEAIQLCRKAGWGFVISHRSGETEDTFMADFAVAMSGGQIKSGSACRSERIAKYNRLVEIEAELGKSAVFENSLSAFKR